Proteins encoded within one genomic window of Brachybacterium avium:
- a CDS encoding DUF2550 family protein, whose product MNTLSIPILLLGIGMLFVVLVVVLLLVARQLLVSRSRGAFECTVRRRGLVGGSSWQHGLMRFGTDRLRWFRAFSLRLRPELVLRRSQIRSVTRQNLPAQVEDGEERCLIEFRLRGGREVSAIVDTASGQR is encoded by the coding sequence ATGAACACCCTGAGCATCCCGATCCTCCTCCTGGGGATCGGGATGCTCTTCGTCGTGCTGGTGGTGGTGCTGTTGCTGGTCGCGCGCCAGCTGTTGGTCTCACGGAGCCGCGGCGCCTTCGAATGCACGGTGCGCCGCCGCGGGCTCGTGGGCGGGTCCAGCTGGCAGCACGGGCTGATGCGCTTCGGCACCGACCGCCTGCGCTGGTTCCGCGCCTTCTCCCTGCGGCTGCGTCCCGAGCTGGTGCTGCGTCGCAGCCAGATCCGGTCCGTCACCCGGCAGAACCTTCCCGCCCAGGTGGAGGACGGCGAGGAGCGGTGCCTGATCGAGTTCCGTCTGCGCGGCGGCCGGGAGGTCAGCGCGATCGTCGATACGGCCTCGGGGCAGCGCTGA
- a CDS encoding MraY family glycosyltransferase produces MRIYLFLLLLAAAVTFLVTPGVRLLARRAGAMTAVRDRDVHDAVTPRLGGLAMLTGVLCAMLVASNIPFLEGLFRDSRQPWAILAAGSLVCLLGAADDRWDLDWVTKLAGQVLAAVLLAWQGVSLVTLPINGVTVLSGRTALILTVLVVVVSMNAVNFVDGLDGLAAGVMAIGGSAFFVYAYTLTRSASATDYSSLAALLTAVMIGACLGFLPHNLTRARIFMGDSGSMLLGLLLAASTIAVTGQVDPGRLTGADFFGQFLPILLPIGVMVIPFLDFALAVVRRIGSGRSPFQADKAHLHHRLLSLGHTKFAAVLIMYTWTVVISVGLLLPLVLPMRTVYIFWMIGLMFAVLLTFDPLRWRTGRHRKDLDVPSA; encoded by the coding sequence GTGAGGATCTACCTGTTCCTCCTGCTCCTCGCCGCAGCGGTCACCTTCCTGGTGACCCCCGGGGTGAGGCTCCTGGCCCGACGGGCCGGAGCGATGACAGCGGTGAGGGATCGTGACGTCCACGACGCGGTGACCCCGCGCCTGGGTGGGCTCGCCATGCTCACGGGAGTGCTCTGCGCGATGCTGGTCGCGAGCAACATCCCTTTCCTCGAAGGACTGTTCCGCGACAGCCGCCAACCATGGGCGATCCTCGCGGCCGGCTCGCTGGTGTGCCTGCTCGGAGCCGCTGATGACCGCTGGGACCTGGACTGGGTGACCAAGCTGGCCGGCCAGGTGCTGGCGGCCGTGCTGCTGGCGTGGCAGGGCGTCAGCCTGGTGACCCTCCCGATCAACGGCGTGACCGTGCTGTCCGGACGCACGGCGCTGATCCTCACCGTGCTGGTGGTGGTGGTGAGCATGAACGCGGTGAACTTCGTGGACGGGCTGGACGGGCTGGCGGCGGGCGTGATGGCGATCGGCGGTTCGGCCTTCTTCGTCTACGCCTACACGCTCACCCGCAGCGCCTCGGCCACCGACTACTCCTCGCTCGCGGCCCTGCTGACCGCAGTGATGATCGGCGCCTGTCTGGGATTCCTGCCTCATAACCTCACCCGGGCCCGCATCTTCATGGGCGACTCCGGCTCGATGCTGCTGGGACTGCTGCTGGCGGCCAGCACCATCGCCGTGACCGGTCAGGTCGACCCCGGCCGGCTCACCGGCGCAGACTTCTTCGGTCAGTTCCTGCCGATCCTGCTCCCCATCGGCGTGATGGTGATCCCTTTCCTCGACTTCGCGCTCGCGGTGGTCCGACGGATCGGCTCGGGCAGATCCCCGTTCCAGGCCGACAAGGCGCATCTCCACCACCGGCTGCTCAGCCTGGGGCACACCAAGTTCGCCGCCGTGCTGATCATGTACACCTGGACCGTGGTGATCTCGGTGGGGCTGCTGCTCCCGCTCGTGCTGCCGATGCGCACGGTCTACATCTTCTGGATGATCGGGCTGATGTTCGCCGTCCTGCTCACCTTCGACCCCCTCAGATGGCGCACCGGCCGTCACCGGAAGGATCTCGATGTCCCCTCAGCCTGA
- a CDS encoding F0F1 ATP synthase subunit B, giving the protein MILAEGAQSVPSWRLLVPLPSEIIWSLAFLIIFAVVFMKFVLPRLNAVLDERAEKIEGGLRNAEKVQEQVDQLKSDQEQELAAARQEAASIREKARADGQKIVDDARARAESENERLLASGRQQLSAERIAASTELRGEVGTLASDLASKIVGESLTDDERSRRVIDRFLDDLESSQATTR; this is encoded by the coding sequence ATGATTCTTGCCGAAGGAGCACAGTCAGTCCCGAGCTGGCGTCTTCTGGTTCCCCTGCCTTCGGAGATCATCTGGTCGCTCGCCTTCCTGATCATCTTCGCGGTCGTCTTCATGAAGTTCGTCCTCCCGCGGCTCAACGCCGTGCTGGACGAGCGTGCGGAGAAGATCGAGGGCGGCCTGCGCAATGCGGAGAAGGTCCAGGAGCAGGTCGACCAGCTGAAGAGCGATCAGGAGCAGGAGCTCGCGGCCGCCCGCCAGGAGGCCGCCTCGATCCGGGAGAAGGCCCGCGCGGACGGTCAGAAGATCGTCGACGACGCCCGTGCCCGCGCCGAGTCCGAGAACGAGCGCCTGCTCGCCTCGGGCCGTCAGCAGCTCAGCGCCGAGCGGATCGCCGCCTCGACCGAGCTGCGCGGAGAGGTCGGGACGCTCGCCAGCGACCTCGCGTCCAAGATCGTCGGGGAGTCCCTCACCGATGACGAGCGCTCCCGCCGAGTGATCGACCGGTTCCTGGACGACCTCGAGTCGAGCCAGGCCACCACCCGATAA
- a CDS encoding N-acetylglucosamine-6-phosphate deacetylase, whose translation MSTAAAPTPVIAELALRGTAVLEQGLVPDALLLIDGGDILWAGPSARAPQHQAERTLEHDGLILPGLVDLHCHGGGGASFPDAATSEDLLTAVREHRRHGTTSLVASLVTAEADTLRARVADLARLAADGEIAALHLEGPFLSVARCGAQNPAHIVDGDPDLVRELAQLAGGALATMTVAPEVKGAEEVIEALAEVGAVPSLGHTDGSSAQMTDALTRARAELRREHGRSPLPTATHLFNGMRPIHHRDPGPALAALDAAAAGDLVVEVIADGVHLDARTVAHVFAIAAEQNVVLVTDAMAAAGMPDGQYRLGSLDVTVASGVATLTGGSAIAGGTAHLLDVVRFAVTEAGVDLVRAVRAASSVPAAVLGMQDRIGVLAPGRRADAVLVDSELAPITVLRAGVVVTD comes from the coding sequence ATGAGCACCGCTGCCGCCCCCACCCCCGTCATCGCTGAGCTGGCGCTGCGCGGCACCGCCGTGCTCGAGCAGGGACTCGTGCCGGACGCGCTGCTGCTGATCGACGGCGGTGACATCCTCTGGGCGGGCCCCTCGGCCCGGGCCCCGCAGCATCAGGCAGAGCGGACGCTCGAGCACGACGGACTGATCCTGCCCGGACTGGTGGATCTGCACTGCCACGGCGGCGGGGGTGCCTCTTTCCCCGACGCGGCAACGTCCGAGGACCTGCTCACCGCGGTCCGCGAGCATCGCCGGCACGGCACCACCAGTCTCGTCGCCTCACTGGTCACCGCCGAAGCGGACACCTTGCGGGCGCGGGTCGCCGACCTGGCGCGGCTCGCCGCCGACGGGGAGATCGCGGCGCTCCACCTCGAGGGCCCGTTCCTCTCCGTGGCGCGCTGTGGTGCCCAGAACCCCGCACACATCGTCGACGGCGATCCGGATCTGGTGCGCGAGCTCGCCCAGCTCGCCGGCGGAGCGCTGGCCACGATGACCGTCGCCCCCGAGGTGAAGGGGGCGGAAGAGGTCATCGAGGCGCTGGCCGAGGTGGGAGCCGTGCCCTCGCTCGGCCACACCGACGGCAGCAGCGCCCAGATGACGGATGCCCTCACGCGGGCCCGGGCCGAGCTGCGCCGGGAGCATGGCCGCTCGCCGCTGCCCACCGCGACCCATCTGTTCAACGGGATGCGGCCGATCCACCACCGCGATCCCGGACCGGCCCTGGCTGCGCTGGATGCGGCCGCCGCCGGTGACCTGGTGGTCGAGGTGATCGCCGACGGCGTCCATCTCGATGCCCGCACCGTCGCCCATGTCTTCGCGATCGCCGCCGAGCAGAACGTGGTGCTGGTGACCGATGCGATGGCTGCGGCCGGGATGCCGGATGGGCAGTACCGCCTCGGGTCGCTCGATGTCACCGTCGCCTCGGGGGTCGCGACGCTCACCGGCGGTTCTGCGATCGCCGGTGGGACCGCGCACCTGCTCGATGTGGTGCGCTTCGCCGTCACCGAGGCCGGGGTGGATCTGGTGCGTGCTGTGCGCGCCGCCTCGTCGGTGCCGGCCGCAGTGCTGGGGATGCAGGATCGGATCGGTGTGCTCGCCCCGGGCCGACGTGCAGATGCCGTGCTGGTGGATTCCGAGCTGGCACCGATCACCGTGCTGCGCGCAGGCGTCGTCGTCACCGACTGA
- a CDS encoding F0F1 ATP synthase subunit delta produces the protein MRGTSSTSFAEVLRHVEAAFAADGAALDTEAQELFSVADAIDSSNQLVRTLSDPGRPAEVKESAVRSLLASRVSPRTLEATLEVVRRRWSEQEDILDALELLGVTALLEQAQSEGVLEQVDSELFDVSRLIDGSGDLTSTLDGERGEPARRASLLERLLDGRVHRLTVALAARAVGRRTETKPARRVEEFARFASDRRRRAFASVSSAVPLNEAQQARLGAVLATVYGRQIQLNLTVDPAVVGGLQIQVGDDLFDATVLARLSRARSQLVA, from the coding sequence ATGCGAGGAACTTCCTCCACCTCCTTCGCCGAGGTGCTCCGGCACGTCGAGGCCGCCTTCGCGGCCGACGGCGCTGCGCTGGATACCGAGGCCCAGGAGCTGTTCTCGGTGGCTGATGCCATCGATTCCAGCAATCAGCTCGTGCGCACCCTCTCCGATCCCGGCCGTCCGGCCGAGGTCAAGGAGTCGGCGGTGCGCTCGCTGCTGGCGAGCCGGGTCAGCCCGCGCACGCTCGAGGCCACTCTCGAGGTCGTGCGGCGTCGCTGGTCCGAGCAGGAGGACATCCTCGATGCCCTCGAGCTGCTCGGGGTCACGGCACTGCTCGAGCAGGCGCAGTCCGAGGGAGTCCTCGAACAGGTCGACAGCGAGCTGTTCGACGTCTCGCGACTCATCGACGGCAGCGGTGACCTCACCTCCACCCTCGACGGGGAGCGGGGAGAGCCCGCACGGCGCGCGTCCCTGCTGGAGCGCCTGCTGGACGGCCGGGTGCACCGCCTCACGGTCGCTCTGGCGGCCCGAGCCGTCGGACGTCGCACCGAGACCAAGCCGGCCCGTCGCGTCGAGGAGTTCGCCCGCTTCGCCTCCGACCGTCGTCGGCGCGCATTCGCGTCCGTCTCCAGCGCAGTGCCGCTGAACGAGGCGCAGCAGGCCCGACTGGGCGCTGTCCTGGCGACCGTCTACGGCCGTCAGATCCAGCTGAACCTCACCGTCGATCCTGCAGTCGTGGGCGGTCTCCAGATCCAGGTCGGCGACGACCTCTTTGACGCCACCGTGCTGGCCCGGCTCTCCCGAGCCCGGTCACAGCTCGTGGCCTGA
- the atpD gene encoding F0F1 ATP synthase subunit beta, producing the protein MTTTTDSQAPAAQAAGATGRVARVTGAVIDIEFPPGNIPPLYNALTIQIEDTGSGLEASTLTLETAQHLGDGMVRGIALKPTDGVVRGQAVTDTGAPISVPVGDVTLGTVFDVVGNPLNKPVDQLEITERWPIHRTAPNFDQLESSTVMFETGIKSIDLLTPYVQGGKIGLFGGAGVGKTVLIQEMIYRVANNHDGVSVFAGVGERTREGWDLIEEMTESGVIEKTALVFGQMDEPPGTRLRVALSALTMAEYFRDEQAQDVLLFIDNIFRFTQAGQEVSTLLGRMPSAVGYQPNLADEMGMLQERITSTQGHSITSMQAIYVPADDYTDPAPATTFAHLDATTELSREIASRGLYPAIDPLTSTSRILDPRYVGQDHYDTAVRVKQILQRNKELQDIIAMLGVDELSEEDKVTVSRARRIQQFLSQNTHLAKQFTGVDGSDVPLQDTIEGFKGICDGEFDHITEQAFFNVGGIDMVLENQHRIDKELGA; encoded by the coding sequence ATGACCACCACCACTGACAGTCAGGCCCCCGCCGCCCAGGCGGCCGGTGCCACCGGACGCGTCGCCCGCGTCACCGGCGCCGTCATCGACATCGAGTTCCCTCCCGGGAACATCCCGCCGCTCTACAACGCGCTCACCATCCAGATCGAGGACACCGGCTCCGGGCTGGAGGCCTCGACGCTGACCCTCGAGACGGCCCAGCACCTCGGCGACGGCATGGTCCGCGGCATCGCGCTGAAGCCCACCGACGGCGTCGTCCGCGGCCAGGCCGTGACCGACACCGGCGCACCGATCTCGGTGCCCGTCGGCGACGTCACCCTCGGCACCGTCTTCGACGTGGTCGGCAATCCGCTGAACAAGCCGGTCGACCAGCTCGAGATCACCGAGCGCTGGCCCATCCATCGCACGGCCCCGAACTTCGACCAGCTCGAGTCCTCGACCGTCATGTTCGAGACCGGCATCAAGTCGATCGACCTGCTCACCCCGTACGTCCAGGGCGGCAAGATCGGCCTGTTCGGCGGCGCGGGCGTCGGCAAGACCGTGCTCATCCAGGAGATGATCTACCGCGTGGCCAACAACCACGACGGCGTCTCCGTCTTCGCCGGTGTCGGCGAGCGCACCCGTGAGGGCTGGGACCTCATCGAGGAGATGACCGAGTCCGGCGTCATCGAGAAGACCGCCCTGGTCTTCGGCCAGATGGACGAGCCGCCCGGCACCCGCCTGCGGGTCGCGCTGTCCGCGCTGACGATGGCGGAGTACTTCCGCGACGAGCAGGCGCAGGACGTGCTGCTGTTCATCGACAACATCTTCCGCTTCACCCAGGCCGGCCAGGAGGTGTCCACCCTGCTGGGCCGGATGCCGTCGGCCGTGGGCTACCAGCCGAACCTCGCCGACGAGATGGGCATGCTCCAGGAGCGCATCACGTCCACGCAGGGCCATTCGATCACCTCGATGCAGGCGATCTACGTCCCGGCCGATGACTACACCGACCCGGCGCCGGCGACCACCTTCGCCCATCTCGACGCCACCACGGAGCTCTCCCGTGAGATCGCCTCGCGCGGTCTGTACCCGGCGATCGACCCGCTGACCTCCACCTCGCGGATCCTGGATCCCCGCTACGTGGGCCAGGACCACTACGACACCGCGGTGCGCGTGAAGCAGATCCTCCAGCGCAACAAGGAGCTGCAGGACATCATCGCGATGCTCGGCGTCGACGAGCTCTCCGAGGAGGACAAGGTGACCGTCTCGCGCGCGCGGCGCATCCAGCAGTTCCTCTCCCAGAACACCCACCTCGCCAAGCAGTTCACCGGGGTGGACGGCTCCGACGTCCCGCTGCAGGACACCATCGAGGGCTTCAAGGGCATCTGCGACGGCGAGTTCGACCACATCACCGAGCAGGCGTTCTTCAACGTCGGCGGCATCGACATGGTGCTCGAGAACCAGCACCGCATCGACAAGGAGCTCGGCGCGTGA
- a CDS encoding F0F1 ATP synthase subunit epsilon translates to MSALEVTFVAADRTVWTGQAAQVVVPAIDGSMGILPQMQPTLAILGTGVVRIIDQDGHVDALDVEGGFVSVDADVVTIGVDDAVVVEPAAPRL, encoded by the coding sequence GTGAGTGCGCTCGAGGTCACCTTCGTCGCCGCGGACCGCACCGTCTGGACCGGGCAGGCCGCGCAGGTCGTCGTGCCGGCGATCGACGGCTCGATGGGCATCCTGCCCCAGATGCAGCCCACCCTGGCCATCCTCGGCACCGGGGTGGTGCGGATCATCGACCAGGACGGCCACGTCGACGCGCTGGATGTCGAGGGCGGCTTCGTCTCCGTCGACGCGGACGTCGTGACCATCGGCGTCGATGACGCCGTGGTCGTCGAGCCCGCGGCCCCCCGCCTCTGA
- the atpE gene encoding ATP synthase F0 subunit C: MDPMILSELTGNVASVGYGLAAIGPGIGIGIIVGKTAEATARQPELRGQLQSTMFIGIAFTEILTLLAIVTGLLFG, translated from the coding sequence GTGGACCCGATGATTCTCTCTGAACTCACCGGCAACGTCGCCTCTGTCGGCTACGGTCTCGCGGCGATCGGCCCCGGCATCGGCATCGGCATCATCGTCGGCAAGACCGCTGAGGCCACCGCGCGCCAGCCCGAGCTGCGCGGCCAGCTGCAGTCCACCATGTTCATCGGTATCGCCTTCACCGAGATCCTGACCCTGCTGGCGATCGTCACCGGCCTGCTCTTCGGCTGA
- a CDS encoding F0F1 ATP synthase subunit gamma translates to MGAQQRVYKQKIRSAQGMKKIFKAKEMVAASRIAKAHARVEATTPYADALTRAIGSVATHSNEISHPFLDNERSQTGRAGILLITADRGMTGPYSHNVIREAEQLANTLRDEGKEPVMYVVGRKGDSYYRFRNRTPQRAWTPYKEDELPALGREISAAVTEDLVSDDPAVHLDELFVVSTRFQSRFIQSARSVRMVPMGLGDVQGENAPTYPLYEFVPDAESVIGELLPRYIESRIINILLQAMASEHASTQRAMKSATDNAETQIDKFTRLANSARQAEITQEITEIVGGADALSGSGRTER, encoded by the coding sequence ATGGGAGCCCAGCAGAGGGTTTATAAACAGAAGATCCGTTCCGCACAGGGGATGAAGAAGATCTTCAAGGCCAAGGAGATGGTCGCGGCCTCGCGCATCGCCAAGGCGCACGCCCGGGTCGAGGCGACGACGCCCTACGCCGACGCGCTCACCCGCGCGATCGGCTCGGTGGCGACGCACTCCAACGAGATCTCGCACCCGTTCCTGGACAACGAGCGGTCGCAGACCGGCCGTGCAGGGATCCTCCTGATCACCGCGGATCGCGGCATGACCGGTCCGTACTCGCACAATGTGATCCGCGAGGCCGAGCAGCTCGCCAACACGCTGCGGGACGAGGGCAAGGAACCCGTGATGTACGTGGTCGGCCGCAAGGGCGACTCGTACTACCGCTTCCGCAACCGCACACCGCAGCGTGCGTGGACGCCGTACAAGGAGGACGAGCTGCCGGCCCTGGGTCGGGAGATCTCCGCGGCCGTCACCGAGGATCTCGTCAGCGACGATCCCGCCGTGCATCTGGACGAGCTCTTCGTCGTCTCGACCCGCTTCCAGAGCCGCTTCATCCAGAGCGCCCGGTCGGTGCGCATGGTGCCGATGGGCCTGGGCGACGTGCAGGGCGAGAACGCCCCGACCTATCCGCTGTACGAATTCGTGCCCGATGCGGAGTCGGTCATCGGCGAGCTGCTCCCGCGCTACATCGAGTCGCGGATCATCAACATCCTGCTGCAGGCGATGGCCTCGGAGCACGCCTCCACGCAGCGTGCGATGAAGTCCGCGACCGATAACGCGGAGACCCAGATCGACAAGTTCACCCGGCTGGCGAACTCCGCCCGCCAGGCGGAGATCACCCAGGAGATCACGGAGATCGTCGGCGGCGCCGACGCCCTCTCGGGATCCGGCCGCACCGAACGCTGA
- the atpB gene encoding F0F1 ATP synthase subunit A, translating into MLHAEGDSLFHVPTLDEFFPDAILFSGTWFEFNRVQLVRLIVLAVVLIVMCVLASRAKLVPGRGQSIVELLLEFVNGTIIKNTLGLREGKHFAPFLTTLFFFLLAMNLAGVVPGLNLAGTSVIGLPLLAALWTFVIYVSAGVKKRGIAGYLKHETAPPGLPKPIYLLLVPIEFLQVVLIRWASLTIRLLANMVAGHIMMVVFIGLTQGLLLSGTWLVAISPFAGALAIGIYGFEIFVAALQAFIFTILAAVYIQMATADEH; encoded by the coding sequence ATGCTGCACGCCGAGGGCGATTCGCTCTTCCATGTTCCGACGCTGGACGAGTTCTTCCCGGACGCGATCCTCTTCAGCGGAACCTGGTTCGAGTTCAACCGCGTCCAGCTGGTGCGCCTGATCGTGCTCGCCGTCGTGCTGATCGTGATGTGCGTGCTCGCCTCCCGCGCCAAGCTGGTGCCGGGCCGCGGGCAGAGCATCGTCGAGCTGCTCCTCGAGTTCGTCAACGGCACCATCATCAAGAACACGCTGGGGCTGCGCGAGGGCAAGCACTTCGCGCCATTCCTCACCACGCTGTTCTTCTTCCTGCTGGCGATGAACCTCGCCGGCGTGGTCCCGGGCCTGAACCTGGCCGGCACCTCCGTGATCGGTCTGCCCCTGCTGGCGGCCCTGTGGACCTTCGTGATCTACGTGTCCGCCGGGGTGAAGAAGCGCGGCATCGCCGGCTATCTCAAGCATGAGACCGCCCCGCCCGGGCTGCCCAAGCCGATCTACCTGCTGCTGGTGCCGATCGAGTTCCTCCAGGTGGTCCTGATCCGCTGGGCCTCGCTGACCATCCGACTGCTCGCGAACATGGTCGCCGGCCACATCATGATGGTCGTCTTCATCGGCCTGACCCAGGGGCTGCTGCTCTCGGGCACCTGGCTGGTGGCGATCTCTCCCTTCGCGGGCGCGCTGGCCATCGGCATCTACGGCTTCGAGATCTTCGTCGCCGCCCTGCAGGCCTTCATCTTCACGATCCTCGCCGCGGTGTACATCCAGATGGCCACCGCCGACGAGCACTGA
- the atpA gene encoding F0F1 ATP synthase subunit alpha produces MAELTISPEDIRNALDTAVSTYQAGATEREEIGRVSEAADGIARVEGLPNVMANELVSFEDGTLGLALNLELREVGVVVLGEFSGIEEGQQVRRTGQVLSVPVGDGYLGRVVDPTGAPIDGLGTIETVGRRALELQAPGVMQRKAVKEPMQTGLKAIDAMTPIGRGQRQLIIGDRQTGKTTIGIDTILNQKSNWESGDPDKQVRCIYVAVGQKGSTIASVRATLEENGAMEYTTIVAAPASDPAGFKYIAPYTGSSIGQHWMYEGKHVLIIFDDLSKQAEAYRAVSLLLRRPPGREAYPGDVFYLHSRLLERCAKLSDEMGGGSMTGLPIIETKANDVSAYIPTNVISITDGQCFLQSDLFNANQRPAVDVGVSVSRVGGSAQTKAMKSVSGTLKIDLAQFRDLESFAMFASDLDAASKQQLSRGARLMELLKQAQSSPFPMEEQVISIWAGTKGKFDDIEVEDVRDFEGQLLEHLRHNGGVLEAIRSSGKFESSTEEELSGILDQVKQDFLAGKGQDAARNDEDGRLAADRIEQEQIVRG; encoded by the coding sequence ATGGCGGAGCTCACGATCAGCCCGGAGGACATCCGGAACGCCCTGGACACCGCGGTGTCCACCTACCAGGCAGGCGCCACCGAGCGCGAGGAGATCGGCCGCGTCAGCGAGGCCGCTGACGGCATCGCGCGCGTCGAGGGCCTCCCGAACGTCATGGCCAATGAGCTCGTCAGCTTCGAGGACGGCACCCTCGGGCTCGCCCTGAACCTCGAGCTGCGAGAGGTCGGCGTCGTCGTCCTCGGCGAGTTCTCGGGCATCGAGGAGGGCCAGCAGGTCCGTCGCACCGGCCAGGTGCTCTCGGTCCCCGTCGGCGATGGCTACCTCGGCCGCGTGGTCGACCCCACCGGCGCCCCCATCGACGGCCTCGGCACCATCGAGACCGTCGGCCGTCGCGCCCTCGAGCTGCAGGCGCCCGGCGTCATGCAGCGCAAGGCCGTCAAGGAGCCGATGCAGACCGGCCTCAAGGCGATCGACGCGATGACCCCGATCGGTCGCGGTCAGCGTCAGCTGATCATCGGCGACCGCCAGACGGGCAAGACCACGATCGGCATCGACACGATCCTGAACCAGAAGTCCAACTGGGAGTCCGGCGACCCCGACAAGCAGGTCCGCTGCATCTACGTCGCCGTCGGCCAGAAGGGCTCGACCATCGCCTCGGTGCGCGCGACGCTCGAGGAGAACGGGGCGATGGAGTACACCACCATCGTCGCGGCCCCGGCCTCCGACCCGGCCGGCTTCAAGTACATCGCCCCCTACACCGGCTCGTCCATCGGCCAGCACTGGATGTACGAGGGCAAGCACGTCCTGATCATCTTCGATGACCTCTCGAAGCAGGCCGAGGCCTATCGCGCCGTGTCGCTGCTGCTGCGCCGCCCGCCGGGTCGTGAGGCCTACCCGGGCGACGTCTTCTACCTGCACTCCCGCCTGCTCGAGCGCTGTGCGAAGCTCAGCGACGAGATGGGCGGCGGCTCGATGACCGGCCTGCCGATCATCGAGACCAAGGCCAATGACGTCTCGGCCTACATCCCGACCAACGTCATCTCGATCACCGACGGCCAGTGCTTCCTGCAGTCGGACCTGTTCAACGCGAACCAGCGCCCGGCGGTCGACGTCGGCGTCTCGGTCTCCCGCGTCGGCGGCTCCGCCCAGACCAAGGCCATGAAGTCGGTCTCGGGCACGCTGAAGATCGACCTCGCGCAGTTCCGAGACCTCGAATCCTTCGCGATGTTCGCCTCCGACCTGGACGCGGCCTCGAAGCAGCAGCTGAGCCGCGGTGCACGTCTGATGGAGCTGCTCAAGCAGGCCCAGAGCTCGCCGTTCCCGATGGAGGAGCAGGTCATCTCGATCTGGGCCGGCACCAAGGGCAAGTTCGACGACATCGAGGTCGAGGATGTCCGCGACTTCGAGGGCCAGCTGCTCGAGCACCTGCGCCACAATGGCGGCGTGCTCGAGGCGATTCGCAGCTCGGGCAAGTTCGAGTCCTCGACCGAGGAGGAGCTCTCGGGCATCCTCGACCAGGTCAAGCAGGACTTCCTGGCCGGCAAGGGCCAGGATGCGGCGCGGAACGACGAGGATGGTCGTCTCGCCGCTGACCGGATCGAGCAGGAGCAGATCGTCCGCGGCTGA
- the nucS gene encoding endonuclease NucS encodes MRLVVARCSVDYTGRLTAHLPLAPRLLIVKADGSVLVHSDGGSYKPLNWMTPPCTLTTSRRDDEEALEDPEGEWIEQWDVVHDKTGDRLRVRLVEVFEDSSHELGIDPGLQKDGVEAHLQALLAENIDTLGEGWSLVRREFFTAIGPVDILARDESGGSVAIEIKRRGEIDGVEQLTRYLELLNRDPLLAPVRGIFAAQAIKPQARVLAADRGIDCVTLDYDALRGIDDAESRLF; translated from the coding sequence GTGCGTCTCGTCGTTGCCCGTTGCTCTGTCGACTACACCGGTCGGCTCACCGCCCATCTGCCCCTGGCCCCGCGGCTGCTGATCGTCAAGGCCGACGGCAGCGTGCTGGTCCATTCCGACGGCGGCAGCTACAAACCGCTGAACTGGATGACTCCGCCCTGCACTCTGACCACCTCTCGTCGCGATGACGAGGAGGCTCTCGAAGATCCCGAGGGTGAATGGATCGAACAGTGGGATGTGGTCCACGACAAGACCGGTGACCGACTGCGGGTGCGCCTGGTCGAGGTCTTCGAGGATTCCTCCCATGAGCTCGGCATCGATCCCGGCCTGCAGAAGGATGGCGTCGAGGCCCACCTCCAGGCCCTGCTCGCCGAGAACATCGACACCCTCGGCGAAGGCTGGTCGCTCGTGCGCCGCGAGTTCTTCACCGCCATCGGCCCGGTGGACATCCTCGCCCGCGACGAATCCGGCGGCTCGGTCGCGATCGAGATCAAGCGGCGCGGCGAGATCGACGGCGTCGAGCAGCTGACCCGCTATCTCGAGCTGCTCAACCGTGATCCGCTGCTGGCGCCCGTGCGCGGCATCTTCGCCGCACAGGCCATCAAGCCGCAGGCGCGCGTGCTCGCCGCCGATCGCGGCATCGACTGCGTGACCCTCGACTACGACGCGCTGCGCGGCATCGATGATGCCGAGTCGCGCCTCTTCTGA